One genomic segment of Streptomyces showdoensis includes these proteins:
- a CDS encoding AMP-binding protein has product MCCSTAAPTSPSPSSRSRRPAPGTRSSTPEFPDERLRAAAVDAGIGLLVTDADRAAAGRVDGPWETVVCAPDELAELPGENLGTAPTGDDVACVMFTSGSTGRPKGILSSHRNLVSTVSGQSYGRFGAGEVFLQCSPVSWDAFSLEFWGALLHGGTTVLQPGQRPEPVLIDALSRRHGVTMLQLSASLFNFLVDEHPGAFDTVTVAFTGGEAASPAHVRKLQRLKPGIEVVNGYGPAESMGFTTTHALDDGDAEETVVPDRNARWSTRAPTSWTGT; this is encoded by the coding sequence GTGTGCTGCTCGACCGCGGCGCCGACTTCGCCATCGCCGTCCTCGCGGTCACGAAGACCGGCGCCGGGTACACGCTCCTCGACCCCGGAGTTCCCCGACGAGCGCCTGCGTGCCGCCGCCGTCGACGCGGGCATCGGCCTGCTCGTCACGGACGCGGACCGTGCCGCCGCCGGGCGGGTGGACGGACCGTGGGAGACCGTCGTCTGCGCACCCGACGAACTGGCCGAACTCCCGGGGGAGAACCTGGGCACGGCGCCGACCGGTGACGACGTGGCCTGCGTGATGTTCACGTCGGGATCGACCGGCCGGCCGAAGGGGATCCTGTCGTCGCACCGGAACCTGGTGTCGACGGTGAGTGGTCAGTCGTACGGTCGGTTCGGTGCGGGGGAGGTGTTCCTGCAGTGCTCGCCGGTGTCGTGGGACGCGTTCAGCCTCGAGTTCTGGGGTGCGTTGCTGCACGGCGGGACGACGGTGTTGCAGCCGGGGCAGCGGCCGGAGCCGGTGCTGATCGACGCGTTGTCGCGCCGGCACGGGGTGACGATGCTCCAGTTGTCGGCGAGCCTGTTCAACTTCCTCGTCGACGAGCACCCCGGTGCCTTCGACACGGTCACGGTCGCGTTCACCGGCGGCGAAGCCGCCTCCCCGGCGCACGTGCGCAAGCTCCAGCGGCTGAAGCCGGGTATCGAGGTCGTCAACGGCTACGGCCCGGCCGAGTCGATGGGCTTCACGACCACGCACGCCCTGGACGACGGGGACGCGGAGGAGACGGTCGTCCCCGATCGGAACGCCCGCTGGTCAACAAGGGCGCCTACGTCCTGGACCGGTACCTGA
- a CDS encoding phosphopantetheine-binding protein: MYEGRADDQIKIRGFRVEPGETEAALLTHPQVTQAVVTVHQERLAAYLVVEGEGLAPEDVRRHVADRLPEHLVPSHVTVLDRLPLTPNGKIDKRALPAPAALSSGGRAPRTPLEETVLGLFARTLDTTAPLTIDDDFFHHGGHSLLGARLTNHIAGALDVRLTVRDVFQHPTAARLAAHIDSLRTAPARKARPALRRRNDTERISS; this comes from the coding sequence GTGTACGAGGGCCGGGCCGACGACCAGATCAAGATCCGGGGATTCCGCGTGGAGCCCGGCGAGACCGAGGCCGCCCTCCTCACCCATCCGCAGGTCACCCAGGCCGTGGTGACGGTGCATCAGGAACGGCTGGCCGCCTACCTCGTGGTGGAGGGGGAGGGTCTGGCTCCGGAGGACGTCCGGCGGCACGTCGCCGACCGGCTGCCCGAGCACCTGGTCCCCAGCCACGTCACCGTGCTGGACCGACTGCCCCTGACGCCCAACGGCAAGATCGACAAGCGGGCCCTGCCCGCCCCCGCCGCCCTCTCCAGCGGCGGACGCGCCCCCCGTACCCCGCTCGAAGAGACCGTCCTCGGCCTCTTCGCCCGCACCCTCGACACCACCGCCCCCCTCACCATCGACGACGACTTCTTCCACCACGGCGGCCACTCCCTCCTCGGCGCCCGCCTCACCAACCACATCGCCGGAGCCCTCGACGTACGGCTCACCGTCCGCGACGTCTTCCAGCACCCCACCGCGGCCCGGCTCGCCGCCCACATCGACTCCCTCAGGACCGCTCCGGCCCGGAAGGCGCGCCCCGCCCTCCGCCGCCGCAACGACACGGAACGGATCAGCTCATGA
- a CDS encoding TauD/TfdA family dioxygenase has translation MTTFAPNPATTEPGLGDSGITVVREPGKPALVQVPRHGTMAEAAAWLTARRADIQAELHRSGAVMLRGLPVTDAGSFAEARDALIATRAGYKEKATPRTDFGEGVFSSTDLPAIQPIRLHNENSYTLDFPGVLLFGCVTAPETGGATTVGDMRRALALLPEELVARFTEAGWLLVRNYSDLAGMPWRKAFSSEEPAGAEEYCDEHAIGYEWLDEDTLRTRQLRSAVITHPVTGERVWFNHFAFWNARSLDEDVREVLTETFGADGLPFDTRLGDGTALTDAEVDAINDAYQAVTVRETWQDGDLMLVDNILCAHGREAYTGARKILVAMGEPVPLADCGPTVAPSATPYGM, from the coding sequence ATGACCACCTTCGCCCCGAACCCGGCCACCACCGAGCCCGGCCTCGGCGACTCCGGCATCACCGTCGTCCGCGAGCCCGGCAAGCCCGCACTCGTCCAGGTCCCGCGCCACGGCACGATGGCCGAGGCCGCCGCCTGGCTCACCGCCCGGCGCGCCGACATCCAGGCCGAGCTGCACCGCTCCGGCGCCGTCATGCTCCGCGGCCTGCCCGTCACCGACGCGGGGAGCTTCGCGGAGGCCCGGGACGCGCTGATCGCCACCCGCGCCGGATACAAGGAGAAGGCCACCCCGCGCACCGACTTCGGCGAGGGCGTCTTCTCCTCCACCGACCTGCCGGCCATCCAGCCGATCCGCCTCCACAACGAGAACAGCTACACCCTGGACTTCCCGGGCGTCCTCCTCTTCGGCTGCGTCACCGCCCCCGAGACCGGCGGCGCCACCACCGTCGGCGACATGCGGCGCGCCCTCGCGCTCCTCCCGGAGGAGCTCGTCGCCCGCTTCACCGAGGCCGGCTGGCTCCTCGTCCGCAACTACTCCGACCTCGCGGGCATGCCCTGGCGCAAGGCCTTCTCCTCGGAGGAGCCGGCCGGCGCCGAGGAGTACTGCGACGAGCACGCCATCGGTTACGAATGGCTCGACGAGGACACCCTGCGCACCCGCCAGCTCCGCTCCGCCGTCATCACCCACCCGGTCACCGGCGAGCGCGTCTGGTTCAACCACTTCGCCTTCTGGAACGCCCGCAGCCTCGACGAGGACGTCCGCGAGGTCCTCACCGAGACCTTCGGCGCCGACGGCCTGCCCTTCGACACCCGCCTCGGCGACGGCACCGCCCTCACCGACGCCGAGGTCGACGCCATCAACGACGCCTACCAGGCCGTCACCGTCCGCGAGACCTGGCAGGACGGCGACCTGATGCTCGTCGACAACATCCTCTGCGCGCACGGCCGCGAGGCGTACACCGGCGCCCGCAAGATCCTCGTCGCCATGGGCGAGCCGGTACCGCTCGCCGACTGCGGTCCGACCGTCGCCCCCTCCGCCACCCCGTACGGAATGTGA
- a CDS encoding thioesterase II family protein → MSTHATPAFTPAPEDVVWDLPGDAPHRLSLLVLPHAGGNAHAYSAWREHLPADVRLLIGQYPGRGARYCEDLPGSVDDLALPVVAALPGDTGPLVVLGHSMGSLVAFEVVRALQAAGRTPLGLVASACRAPVLPNQAPVHPERLDDDELVASIKERGGTDDGILDDPELREIVLPSIRADFAIDDAYQCTAPDVRLACPVAVFGGDVDPIVPVGLLDGWALVAGNEVVPEVLPGDHFYFQQDLAGFFARLNPALDSFRSAPATAV, encoded by the coding sequence ATGAGCACCCATGCCACCCCCGCCTTCACCCCCGCGCCCGAGGACGTCGTCTGGGACCTGCCCGGCGACGCCCCGCACCGGCTGTCCCTGCTGGTCCTGCCGCACGCCGGCGGCAACGCCCACGCCTACAGCGCCTGGCGCGAGCACCTGCCGGCCGACGTCCGGCTGCTCATCGGCCAGTACCCGGGCCGCGGCGCCCGCTACTGCGAGGACCTGCCCGGCTCCGTCGACGACCTCGCCCTCCCGGTCGTGGCCGCCCTCCCCGGCGACACCGGACCGCTGGTCGTCCTCGGGCACAGCATGGGCTCGCTCGTCGCCTTCGAGGTGGTCCGGGCGCTCCAGGCCGCCGGCCGCACCCCGCTCGGCCTCGTCGCCTCCGCCTGCCGGGCGCCGGTCCTGCCCAACCAGGCCCCGGTCCACCCCGAGCGGCTCGACGACGACGAGCTGGTCGCCTCCATCAAGGAGCGCGGCGGCACCGACGACGGCATCCTCGACGACCCGGAGCTCCGCGAGATCGTCCTCCCGTCCATCCGCGCCGACTTCGCCATCGACGACGCCTACCAGTGCACCGCCCCCGACGTGCGGCTCGCCTGCCCGGTCGCCGTCTTCGGCGGCGACGTCGACCCGATCGTGCCGGTCGGCCTGCTCGACGGCTGGGCGCTCGTCGCCGGGAACGAGGTCGTGCCCGAGGTCCTGCCCGGCGACCACTTCTACTTCCAGCAGGACCTGGCCGGCTTCTTCGCCCGACTCAACCCGGCCCTGGACTCCTTCCGGAGCGCGCCCGCCACCGCCGTCTGA